A portion of the Candida dubliniensis CD36 chromosome R, complete sequence genome contains these proteins:
- a CDS encoding ubiquitin carrier protein, putative (Similar to S. cerevisiae UBC7), producing MPPRSTAQKRLLKEYQQLSRDPPPGIIAGPVSEDNLYKWECFLEGPSDTPYENGVFPAVLTFPKDYPLSPPTLKFDPPLLHPNIYADGTVCISILHPPGEDPNQYERPEERWSPVQSIEKILLSVMSMLAEPNPESGANIDACKLWRDNRTEYNRQIRQHVKESLGL from the coding sequence ATGCCCCCACGTTCCACTGCTCAAAAACGTTTACTAAAAGagtatcaacaattatcaAGGGATCCACCACCTGGAATAATAGCAGGGCCAGTGAGTGAAGATAATTTATACAAATGGGAATGTTTTTTAGAAGGACCATCTGATACCCCATATGAAAATGGCGTATTCCCTGCTGTTTTGACTTTCCCCAAGGATTATCCATTATCTCCACCGACATTAAAGTTTGATCCACCATTGTTGCATCCAAACATTTATGCTGATGGTACTGTTTGTATTTCGATTTTACATCCTCCTGGAGAAGATCCAAATCAATATGAACGCCCAGAAGAAAGATGGTCACCAGTGCAAAGTATTGAAAAGATTTTGTTGAGTGTTATGTCTATGCTTGCAGAACCTAATCCCGAAAGTGGGGCTAACATCGATGCTTGTAAATTATGGAGAGATAATCGTACCGAATATAATCGACAAATTAGACAACATGTCAAAGAGTCATTAGGACTCTAG
- a CDS encoding protein Pet18 homologue, putative (Similar to S. cerevisiae PET18;~In S. cerevisiae: required for respiratory growth and stability of the mitochondrial genome), which yields MSTIDKLLKVHQDLFLQSISHPLTNELCEGTLADYKLFTYLNQDLKFFQIGLNLFGKTLAYCDDPKSAIILGKQIGFVSTDENDYFIKTLKELEQNEDLIKVVINLKEENLTLVKVQQYIKYLQYLTFESNSYVEIITFMYTMEKVYLGWAEYNIARKAIPSDLPYKYQEWINLHYGLDFTKWVQFLHNEVERVVKTKEDFNICEKSFVKCLELEIDFFQACYEYQEN from the coding sequence ATGTCAACTATCGATAAACTTCTCAAAGTGCACCAAGATTTGTTTTTGCAATCAATTTCTCATCCCTTGACAAATGAATTATGTGAAGGAACTCTTGctgattataaattattcacctatttaaatcaagatcttaaatttttccaaattggACTCAATTTATTTGGTAAAACTTTAGCATATTGTGATGATCCGAAATCAGCAATCATTTTGGGGAAACAAATTGGATTTGTATCTactgatgaaaatgattattTTATCAAGACTTTAAAAGAACTTGAACAAAATGAAGATTTGATCAAAGTGgtgataaatttaaaagaagaaaatttgaCACTTGTCAAAGTTCAACaatatattaaatatttacaaTATTTAACTTTTGAATCCAATTCTTATGTTGAAATCATTACTTTTATGTATACTATGGAAAAAGTATATCTTGGTTGGGCTGAATACAATATTGCCAGAAAAGCAATTCCATCTGATTTACCTTATAAATATCAAGAATGGATAAATTTACATTATGGTCTTGATTTTACTAAATGGGTTCAATTTTTGCACAATGAAGTTGAAAGAGTGGTTAAAACTAAGGAagattttaatatttgtgAAAAATCATTTGTAAAATGTCttgaattggaaattgaCTTTTTCCAAGCTTGTTATGAATATcaagaaaattaa
- a CDS encoding purine-cytosine permease, putative (Similar to S. cerevisiae TPN1): MEVATGKDSIVSQDIVSSNETDIHHKTPKYINWIYNLDKWGVEVRGIERVSEQERIELGQKIPTWHLFIQTLGLWWSACGGLTTMSSFFLPTLLYGLNLRDAMISGFIGMIIGCLVPAYSSTMGPKSGCRQMVTARFLFGQWGVKFVALICIVGGIGWSVVNCVLGGQMLLAINHNISLAVGIVVIAIISLIVAIFGIKVLLKFQTIFSIPIFIASILFYVVVCQKANYIIESNKMINDAGYSKVTSRGNWLSYFSLCYSVTATWGSGAADYYILYPASTPSYQIFLITFLGIAVPSTFVAIAGTICGNVALSYQPWNDAYNEYGVGGLIVGTFSHWGKFGKFVAVLLYISLICNNIMNTYSVAFEFQLIDSRLTYVPRWIWATIVTVIYLVLSVCGRYHFSTILSNFLPMLGYWITMYIVLLLEENLIFRSSFKVRKLHEREFDGDYKQMYNWMNWNKPKGRTLGFAACLAFLCGCAGAIIGMNQVYYKGPIAKKVGEYGADLGMWISFGFTAITYPVFRYIELRLLKK, translated from the coding sequence ATGGAGGTTGCAACTGGTAaagattcaattgtttctcAAGATATAGtttcatcaaatgaaaCAGATATTCATCATAAAACTCCCAAGTATATCAATTGGATTTATAATTTGGACAAATGGGGGGTCGAAGTCAGAGGAATTGAAAGAGTGAGTGAACAAGAACGAATTGAGCTTGGTCAAAAGATCCCTACATGGCATTTGTTTATACAAACTCTTGGTCTTTGGTGGTCTGCATGTGGAGGACTTACTACAATgtcatcattttttttacctACACTTTTATATGGATTGAATTTACGTGATGCAATGATTAGTGGGTTCATAGGAATGATTATTGGTTGTCTTGTCCCTGCTTATAGTTCCACAATGGGACCAAAATCTGGTTGTCGACAAATGGTCACGGCAAGATTTTTATTTGGACAATGGGGGGTCAAGTTTGTGGCCCTTATTTGTATTGTTGGTGGTATTGGATGGTCAGTGGTCAATTGTGTATTGGGTGGTCAAATGCTTCTTGCCATAAATCATAATATTTCATTGGCAGTAGgcattgttgttattgcaATAATTAGTTTAATTGTTGCAATTTTTGGGATCAAAGTGTTATTAAAATTCCAAAcgattttttcaatcccAATTTTCATTGCTAGTATATTGTtttatgttgttgtttgtcaAAAAGCTAATTATATcattgaatcaaataaaatgatAAATGATGCTGGCTATTCAAAAGTGACTTCAAGAGGTAATTGGCTCAGTTatttttctctttgttATTCAGTCACGGCCACTTGGGGTAGTGGTGCTGctgattattatatattataccCTGCAAGTACTCCCTCATATCAAATATTCTTAATCACATTTTTGGGTATTGCTGTACCATCAACATTTGTTGCTATAGCGGGGACAATATGTGGTAATGTTGCATTGTCATACCAACCATGGAATGATGCTTACAATGAATATGGTGTGGGTGGGTTAATTGTGGGGACATTTTCACATTGGGGGAAGTTTGGAAAATTTGTTGCTGTGTTGTTATATATTTCCTTGATTTGTAACAATATTATGAACACTTATTCAGTTGcatttgaatttcaattaatcGATCTGAGATTAACATATGTTCCTCGATGGATATGGGCTACTATAGTCACGGTCATTTATCTTGTTTTATCGGTGTGTGGTCGATATCATTTCCTGACGATTTTAAGCAATTTCTTACCAATGTTAGGATATTGGATCACCATGTatattgtattattattagaagaaaatttgattttcagGTCTTCTTTCAAAGTTAGAAAATTACACGAACGTGAGTTTGATGGAGATTATAAACAAATGTACAATTGGATGAATTGGAATAAACCTAAAGGTAGGACATTGGGATTTGCTGCTTGTCTTGCATTTCTTTGTGGATGTGCTGGAGCAATTATTGGCATGAACCAGGTTTATTATAAAGGTCCTATTGCAAAGAAAGTTGGGGAGTATGGTGCTGATTTAGGTATGTGGATTTCATTTGGATTTACTGCTATAACATATCCAGTATTTAGATATATTGAGTTAAgattattgaagaaatag
- a CDS encoding [NU+] prion formation protein, putative (Similar to S. cerevisiae NEW1): MSKSFDDFIKQQKQQQAKPKGFGYRNNNYNNNQGGGYNYNQAYGNAPTFQPGNQQFQYQGGYNQGYNQGFNQQYQYQGQGQGQGYNQGYNSNNRYNNNYNNTNQSSTISTPVESLPTSGRSTPNPNASTTSLTSLNTALAKLNVSNIPFEENLSNIEKATKIAEIRPEVETIIKIIDEQEDLSIINEWKLNEILKSLLKPKSPALVKEAALLIIQQLASKFGGQTPKEAYLLQFLSTAYDMFIDKDKNVVKAAKSATDTLFGIYPIEALGSIVLDEFLNIFKSGAKWNSKVAALNNFDKLIDDVPADILEMKFIDVVPVLTDLSTDFKPELAKAGITTLKKFVQVLDNLDLQNKYDLIVDTLADPQKVTDCIKNLSSVTFVAEVTEPALSLLVPILDKSLKMSSSSNEQLRQTVMVTENLTRLVNNKREIEKFIPILLPGVEKVVNNASLPEVRELASKALKVLKDAENEQSDGKFHGRITLEQAEKFYIEDIPDEDYQQPIELLKDDILKKYLSTILQVDAHVNDWKRLQEYLMMATNNENYSQLVVNHVKNLFNPESATDNDNDDGAIIIVDADFSLAYGTRMLLNKTKLRLLKGHRYGLCGRNGAGKSTLMRAISKGQLEGFPTADELKTCFVEHKLQGSEADMDLVSFIGSDPELSNVGSEEIEQALKNVGFPDERLQQQVGSLSGGWKMKLELARAMLMKADVLLLDEPTNHLDVVNVKWLQDYLVENTEITSLIVSHDSKFLDAVCTDIIHYENKKLAYYKGNLSEFVKIKPEGKSYYTLTDSNVKMAFPPPGILTGVKSNTRAVARMSNVTFTYPGADKPSLKNVSCSLSLSSRVAILGPNGAGKSTLIKLLTAELVPQEGKVEKHPNLRIGYIAQHALQHVEQHKEKTANQYLQWRYRFGDDREVLLKESRKVSEEEQEMMKKEIDIDDGRGKRTIEALVGRQKLKKSFQYEVKWKYWLPKYNSWVPKEVLLEHGFDKLIQKFDDHEASREGLGYRELTPSVIRKHFEDVGLDGDIADHTPMGSLSGGQLVKVVIAGAMWNNPHLLVLDEPTNYLDRDSLGGLAVAIREWNGGVVMISHNNEFVGALCPEQWHVENGEVIQKGTVAVDSKRFEDQGGDTSSKESTPGPVPVPVPVPEPIKKRADDDDSPANIKVRTRKKKMTRNEKKAQAERRRLRYIEWLSSPKGTPKPVDTDDEEE, translated from the coding sequence ATGTCTAAGTCTTTTGACGATTTCATAAAACAGcaaaagcaacaacaagcCAAACCAAAAGGGTTTGGTTATAGAAAtaacaactacaacaataatcaaGGAGGAggttataattataatcaaGCATATGGTAATGCACCAACATTTCAACCAGGaaaccaacaatttcaatatcaagGAGGGTATAACCAAGGATATAATCAAGGATTTAACCAACAGTATCAATATCAAGGACAAGGACAAGGACAAGGCTACAATCAAGGATataattccaataatagatataacaacaattataatAACACTAACCAAAGTTCTACCATTTCAACCCCAGTAGAATCATTACCAACTAGTGGAAGAAGTACTCCTAATCCAAATGCATCAACCACTTCATTAACGTCATTAAATACTGCTCTTGCTAAATTGAATGTTTCTAATATTCCTTTTGAAGAGAATTTAagtaatattgaaaaagcCACCAAAATAGCTGAAATTAGACCAGAAGTTGAAaccattattaaaataattgatgaacaagaagatttatcgattattaatgaatggaaattgaatgaaattttgaaatctttATTGAAACCGAAAAGTCCTGCATTAGTTAAAGAAGCAGCATTATTAATCATTCAACAATTGGCAAGTAAATTTGGTGGTCAAACTCCTAAAGAAGCTTATTTATTACAATTTTTAAGTACTGCTTATGATATgtttattgataaagataaaaatgTTGTTAAGGCTGCTAAATCTGCTACTGATACATTATTTGGAATTTATCCTATAGAAGCATTAGgatcaattgttttagatgaatttttaaatatttttaaatcgGGAGCTAAATGGAATTCTAAAGTTGCAgcattaaacaattttgataaattaattgatgatgtaCCAGCAGATATTttagaaatgaaatttattgatgttgtACCTGTTTTAACTGATTTATCTACTGATTTTAAACCAGAATTAGCTAAAGCTGGTATTAcaactttgaaaaaatttgttcaagttttagataatttggatttacaaaacaaatatgatttaattgttgatacttTAGCTGATCCACAAAAAGTTACTGATTGTATCAAGAATTTATCTTCTGTGACATTTGTAGCTGAAGTCACAGAACCagcattatcattattagtaCCGATTTTAGAtaaatcattgaaaatgtcatcatcatcaaatgaaCAATTAAGACAAACAGTTATGGTTACAGAAAATTTAACCAGATTAGTTAATAACAAaagagaaattgaaaaattcattcCAATTTTATTACCTGGTGTAGAAAAAGTTGTCAACAATGCTTCATTACCAGAAGTTAGAGAATTGGCCAGTAAAGCTTTAAAAGTTTTAAAAGATGCTGAAAATGAACAAAGTGATGGTAAATTCCATGGAAGAATTACTCTTGAACAAGCagaaaaattttatattGAAGATATTCCTGATGaagattatcaacaaccaattgaattattgaaagatgatattttgaaaaaatatttatcaaccATTTTACAAGTTGATGCTCATGTCAATGATTGGAAACGTTTACAAGAATATTTAATGATGGCCactaataatgaaaattattCCCAATTAGTAGTTAATCATgtcaaaaatttatttaaccCTGAATCAGCTAcagataatgataatgatgatggagctattattattgttgatgcAGATTTTTCTTTAGCATATGGTACTCGTATgttattaaacaaaacaaaattaagaTTATTGAAAGGACATAGATATGGATTATGTGGTAGAAATGGTGCTGGTAAATCAACTTTAATGAGAGCAATTTCTAAAGGTCAATTAGAAGGATTTCCTACTgctgatgaattgaaaacatgTTTTGTTGAACATAAATTACAAGGATCTGAAGCTGATATGGATTTAGTTAGTTTTATTGGTCTGGATCCAGAATTATCTAATGTTGGAagtgaagaaattgaacaagCTTTGAAAAATGTTGGATTTCCTGATGAAagattacaacaacaagtagGATCATTATCAGGAGGttggaaaatgaaattagaattagCAAGAGCAATGTTAATGAAAGCTgatgttttattattggatGAACCTACCAATCATTTAGATGTTGTTAATGTCAAATGGTTACAAGATTATTTAGTAGAAAATACTGAAATTACTTCATTAATTGTTTCTCatgattcaaaatttttagATGCTGTTTGTACTgatattattcattatgaaaataaaaaattggcTTATTATAAAGGAAATTTATCAGAATTTGTTAAAATTAAACCTGAAGGTAAATCATATTATACATTGACTGATTCAAATGTTAAAATGGCATTCCCACCACCAGGGATTTTAACTGGagttaaatcaaatactaGAGCTGTTGCTAGAATGTCTAATGTTACATTTACTTATCCTGGTGCTGATAAACCATCATTAAAAAATGTTTCAtgttcattatcattatcatcaagaGTTGCTATATTAGGTCCAAATGGTGCTGGTAAATCAactttaataaaattattaactgCTGAATTAGTACCACAAGAAGgtaaagttgaaaaacaTCCAAATTTAAGAATTGGTTATATTGCTCAACATGCATTACAACATGTTGAACAacataaagaaaaaactgctaatcaatatttacaaTGGCGTTATAGATTTGGTGATGATCGTGaagttttattaaaagaaagtaGAAAAGTatctgaagaagaacaagaaatgatgaaaaaagaaattgatattgatgatggtaGAGGTAAAAGAACAATTGAAGCATTAGTTGGTAgacaaaaattgaaaaaatcatttcaaTATGAAGTGAAATGGAAATATTGGTTACCTAAATATAATTCTTGGGTACCAAAAGAAGTTTTACTTGAACAtggatttgataaattgattcaaaaatttgatgatcATGAAGCTTCAAGAGAAGGATTAGGATATAGAGAATTAACTCCTTCAGTGATTCGTAAACATTTTGAAGATGTTGGATTGGATGGTGATATTGCTGATCATACTCCAATGGGATCATTATCTGGTGGTCAATTAGTTAAAGTGGTTATTGCTGGTGCCATGTGGAATAATCCTCATTTATTGGTGTTGGATGAACCAACAAATTATCTTGATCGTGATTCATTAGGTGGATTAGCTGTGGCAATTAGAGAATGGAATGGTGGAGTAGTTATGATTTCTCATAACAATGAATTTGTTGGAGCATTATGTCCTGAACAATGGCATGTAGAAAATGGAGAAGTGATTCAAAAAGGAACAGTTGCTGTTGATTCTAAAAGATTTGAAGATCAAGGTGGTGATACATCTTCTAAAGAAAGTACACCTGGCCCTGTTCCTGTCCCTGTCCCTGTCCCAGAACCAATTAAAAAGAGagctgatgatgatgattctcCTGCTAATATTAAAGTTAGaacaagaaagaagaaaatgacaagaaatgaaaagaaagcTCAAGcagaaagaagaagattaaGATATATTGAATGGTTAAGTTCACCTAAAGGGACACCAAAACCAGTGGAtactgatgatgaagaagaatag
- a CDS encoding proteasome component, putative (Similar to S. cerevisiae PRE8;~spliced gene): MADRYSFSLTTFSPSGKLVQIEYALNAVRQGVTAIGIKCDNGVVLATERKSNSPLIRNDTNIKVEYITPNIGMTYSGMGPDFRVLVDRARKLAHSNYKRIYNEYPPVKIMVQEIAKVMQESTQSGGIRPFGVSLLVGGYDETNEGKFQLYQVDPSGSYFPWKATAIGKTSNSAKTFLEKRWNENLQLEDALHVALLALKESIDGELNGDNLDIAIISDPHEQLLGFKGTNIPGPRFKKLTPEEINDTLESL; encoded by the exons ATGGCTGATagatattctttttcattgacTACATTCTCACCAAG tgGTAAATTAgttcaaattgaatatgCATTGAATGCAGTTAGACAAGGAGTTACTGCTATTGGTATCAAATGTGATAATGGAGTAGTATTAGCTACTGAACGTAAATCCAATTCACCATTAATTAGAAATGATACTAATATTAAAGTTGAATATATTACTCCTAATATTGGTATGACTTATAGTGGGATGGGACCAGATTTCCGAGTATTAGTTGATAGAGCTCGTAAATTGGCTCATAGTAATTATAAACGGATATATAATGAATATCCACCGGTGAAAATTATGGTTCAAGAAATTGCTAAAGTGATGCAAGAAAGTACTCAATCAGGAGGAATTCGACCATTTGGAGTATCATTATTAGTTGGAGGATATGATGAAACAAATGAAGggaaatttcaattatatcaagTTGATCCAAGTGGTAGTTATTTCCCTTGGAAAGCTACTGCTATTGGTAAAACTTCTAATCTGGCTAAAActtttttagaaaaaagatggaatgaaaatttacaattagAAGATGCACTTCATGTGGCTTTATTAGCATTAAAAGAAAGTATTGATGGAGAATTAAATGGAGATAATTTGGATATTGCTATTATTAGTGATCCTCATGAACAATTATTAGGATTTAAAGGTACTAATATTCCTGGTCCaagatttaaaaaattaactcctgaagaaataaatgataCTTTAGAATCGttataa